In one window of Aceticella autotrophica DNA:
- a CDS encoding DUF2232 domain-containing protein, with protein MNTKNLVFASMMTALAVILSVIGLFVPVLFFTAFLIPVPIIIATVKSGRMYGFLSTIVIFLINLIISDIITALILAGFCLIGLIIGYFIDKNHCGEDTVKETSIISLFILIFALYVLKAFKINVIENILDLFSKTNSEVISFYSKTANLASVKDIFSTIEEMMRISVPSAIIIFIIILVLVNYIFASKILKMQGINVSELPHFQEWRMPYITGWVFIGALLYNYFWTYDIISSNIIILLATGFTISGLAFVKYYLTNKLNIKAAVSTVILILLLLIPIGSYLLILIGIVDTGMNLRRFS; from the coding sequence ATGAATACTAAAAATTTAGTTTTTGCTTCCATGATGACAGCATTAGCAGTTATATTATCTGTAATAGGATTATTTGTGCCGGTATTATTTTTCACCGCATTTTTGATACCTGTGCCAATAATAATTGCAACAGTGAAGAGTGGTAGAATGTATGGATTTCTTTCTACAATTGTGATTTTTTTAATTAATCTTATTATAAGCGATATTATTACTGCTTTGATTTTAGCCGGATTTTGTTTAATAGGTTTGATTATTGGATATTTTATAGATAAAAATCACTGTGGAGAGGATACAGTAAAGGAAACAAGTATAATTTCTTTGTTTATATTGATATTTGCTTTATATGTGTTAAAAGCTTTTAAAATAAATGTCATAGAAAATATACTTGATTTATTTTCAAAAACTAATAGTGAAGTTATATCTTTTTACAGTAAGACGGCAAATTTAGCTTCAGTAAAGGATATATTTTCTACGATCGAAGAAATGATGAGAATAAGTGTTCCATCAGCAATAATAATTTTTATTATAATATTAGTTCTTGTTAATTATATTTTTGCTTCAAAAATATTGAAAATGCAAGGGATTAACGTATCAGAACTTCCACATTTCCAGGAATGGAGAATGCCCTATATAACTGGCTGGGTTTTTATTGGTGCACTACTTTATAATTATTTTTGGACTTATGATATAATATCATCAAATATAATTATACTTTTAGCTACAGGATTTACTATAAGCGGTCTTGCATTTGTTAAATATTATTTAACAAACAAGCTCAATATTAAAGCTGCTGTAAGTACTGTAATATTAATTTTGCTGTTATTAATACCGATAGGCTCATATTTATTAATACTTATAGGAATTGTTGATACAGGAATGAATTTAAGGAGATTCTCTTGA
- a CDS encoding MazG-like family protein, with the protein MEGNFDIAKNIKNIENLKIQLLNYTASLFNAFNDDDKSLELIDDICNILITAYLLGNKLGYDFTEIDEEIRKKIKLIPSDIKQNDEYNYKEFAVYLQNKQR; encoded by the coding sequence TTGGAGGGTAATTTTGATATAGCAAAAAATATTAAAAATATCGAAAATTTAAAGATACAGCTTCTTAATTATACAGCTTCTCTTTTTAACGCTTTTAATGATGATGATAAATCATTGGAATTAATCGATGATATTTGCAATATTTTAATAACGGCATACCTCTTAGGAAATAAATTGGGATATGATTTTACTGAAATTGATGAAGAAATAAGGAAAAAAATTAAATTAATACCTTCTGATATAAAACAGAATGATGAATATAATTATAAAGAATTTGCTGTATATTTGCAGAACAAACAAAGGTGA